The Cydia amplana chromosome 19, ilCydAmpl1.1, whole genome shotgun sequence genome includes a window with the following:
- the LOC134656819 gene encoding RNA polymerase II-associated protein 1 encodes MLKRPNPEEDEEDILRMQEEYLREKNKDAKFRPSAAVTNLRPQVTETPKPSSSKSEKSVRRKLSKYAQAKGLKNEKQVRFESSTGSVMGDILEKNLEEVPRETEMDDDKVYYPKVISSVMSNIVEKNTDCDVDLSFKPMPTQGFPVAMKCDFNVAPGSKSIHSLYIQRKQQEKALKMDIDEPSNSSKTDISKQVNLPEKSCIVSSKDADVIHSENVNLLNKMSEKEILEEQQKLLAEMDPNLIKFIKAKRKKENPISDDKHSPKSQKMTPQDVPMESSVTDDGAWDNDILSHPNVNKWLHFDSLEKDKLEWVKGIKESNNITPDKPYEARFDFKGYLLPYTLPYTEETKTLFHHGEEPHRPGYTLTELFELTRSMVTQQRIFALNTLAGILEYYSAGTYKGIIDIPLSKILFVLRFSLDDKAGALIEPSLKAIRNLIYNRIDEASLDALLGFEAGLQQPCLENDKSEIEELESKESELKDYHLAEVDIIAALLRTDIFTRIQYILGNIKPNVNSVQYCLQILTRLARDSPETAMTIVKMEHLMSNVKDIFKNYKNNQLSQLAMRLLRVLSLQSREIGDILLSKYSILEPVLQCISTVADRTSGLRVQIEAFCIMTNFLHHDLGVDEALSIFPMLLSALYIHVQNTDVFVTSSVLNATHAAVILQFASKIWCTQKLPDSNKGQLCILLKEGARKWLAQISQNESYTCGHLRLLCSVLDCCNTIITLDQVDMGFLKESLTKLSNSGGFSNIAAHLQSSSNLLSGIETKDLHFTKNLMSLGSSVVDSQLKTLPILNSLSPVPFLASLFNILEAVNEEKIAQTFVQTLEPYIEKLAQKSPSLSDNWFTRTETDLVISIIKIAVKIDVPESKKDLLYAVANKLCYILRVDKGGDLEFLFRNIVFNKQWFTAERLMNLVSLSDADGFSKALTSIEEIKLCYSTVINLSYKDTGANIVLRKWQEPILPRDWIYLPILHLYSKSQEQTPQKVLALNESTAKEFVIRSSLEWILFNEYCFPDLLKDINVTDRFCRLMCVFLCDNSLFLDARIKILLQKCLEVLFKRSSEFNFDQPLTGLSNFQGFYTQFLEQFQSVSYGDNNFAACVLVPLAQRHDVKWRKLIWSEYAGCLRALDCPEDRMCYELKDYLYPEETEMSLIKSYYRALTSSLVRPGTTAYTIAQHHVEAWNRRKDQQI; translated from the coding sequence atgCTCAAACGTCCCAACCCTGAAGAAGATGAAGAAGACATTCTACGAATGCAAGAAGAATACTTACGTGAAAAGAACAAGGACGCTAAATTTCGCCCGTCGGCTGCAGTAACAAATCTGCGGCCGCAAGTGACAGAAACTCCAAAACCCTCAAGTAGTAAGTCTGAGAAGTCTGTTAGGCGTAAACTTTCAAAATACGCACAGGCTAAGGGCCTCAAAAATGAAAAGCAAGTCCGGTTCGAAAGCAGTACGGGCTCCGTTATGGGAGACATTTTGGAGAAGAATTTGGAAGAAGTTCCTAGGGAAACAGAAATGGACGATGACAAGGTATACTATCCAAAAGTAATATCTTCAGTTATGAGCAATATCGTAGAAAAAAACACAGATTGTGATGTAGATTTGAGTTTCAAACCAATGCCTACTCAAGGCTTTCCTGTAGCTATGAAATGCGATTTTAATGTAGCTCCCGGTTCAAAAAGTATCCATTCATTATACATTCAAAGAAAGCAGCAAGAGAAAGCATTAAAAATGGATATTGATGAGCCATCAAACTCAagtaaaacagacatttctaaACAGGTTAATCTTCCAGAAAAAAGTTGCATTGTGTCTTCAAAAGATGCTGATGTCATCCATTCTGAAaatgttaatttattaaataaaatgtctGAAAAGGAAATATTGGAGGAACAGCAAAAGCTACTTGCTGAAATGGATCCTAATTTGATCAAGTTTATTAAAGCTAAACGGAAAAAAGAGAATCCAATCTCGGATGATAAACATTCACCAAAGAGCCAGAAAATGACACCACAGGATGTACCAATGGAGTCATCAGTCACTGATGATGGAGCTTGggataatgacatattatcccaCCCTAATGTCAATAAATGGCTGCATTTTGACTCATTAGAGAAGGACAAACTTGAGTGGGTTAAAGGCATCAAGGAAAGCAATAACATCACCCCTGACAAACCTTATGAAGCCCGCTTTGATTTCAAAGGATACCTGTTACCATACACCTTACCTTATACGGAAGAAACCAAAACTCTTTTCCATCATGGTGAAGAACCTCATAGACCGGGATACACCCTTACAGAGCTATTCGAACTGACTCGCTCCATGGTAACTCAGCAGAGAATCTTCGCTTTAAACACGTTAGCAGGAATACTAGAATACTACTCCGCAGGCACTTACAAAGGCATAATAGACATACCGCTCAGTAAAATACTTTTCGTATTACGATTTTCATTAGATGATAAGGCAGGAGCTCTTATTGAACCTTCTTTGAAAGCAATAAGAAACCTAATTTATAATAGGATAGATGAAGCAAGTTTAGATGCCTTATTAGGGTTTGAAGCCGGCCTGCAGCAGCCTTGCCTCGAAAATGACAAGTCAGAAATTGAAGAATTGGAATCAAAAGAGTCAGAATTAAAAGATTATCACTTGGCTGAAGTTGATATCATAGCTGCTCTTTTGAGAACTGATATTTTTACAAGAATACAGTACATTTTAGGAAATATAAAACCGAATGTAAATTCTGTTCAATATTGCTTGCAAATTTTGACTAGACTTGCTAGAGATTCACCTGAGACAGCCATGACAATAGTTAAAATGGAACATTTGATGAGCAATGTTAAAGATATCTTTAAGAATTACAAGAATAACCAGTTGTCACAACTAGCTATGAGGTTACTCAGGGTCCTTTCTTTACAATCAAGAGAAATCGGTGACATATTGCTATCAAAGTACTCTATATTAGAACCTGTTTTGCAATGTATAAGCACAGTAGCAGACAGGACAAGTGGCCTACGCGTCCAGATAGAAGCCTTCTGCATCATGACTAACTTCCTGCATCATGATCTTGGTGTGGATGAAGCCTTATCCATATTCCCCATGTTATTATCAGCTTTGTACATACATGTCCAAAACACAGATGTGTTTGTTACATCATCAGTGTTAAATGCTACACACGCGGCAGTAATTTTACAGTTTGCCAGCAAAATATGGTGTACTCAAAAACTGCCAGATAGTAACAAAGGACAGCTCTGTATCTTACTGAAAGAAGGAGCGAGAAAATGGCTGGCACAAATATCTCAAAATGAAAGTTACACTTGCGGTCATTTACGTCTGCTTTGCTCTGTTCTGGACTGCTGTAATACAATTATTACGTTAGATCAAGTGGATATGGGCTTCTTGAAGGAATCCTTGACCAAACTTTCGAATTCTGGGGGATTTTCAAACATCGCAGCTCACCTGCAGTCCAGTTCGAATCTGTTGTCGGGAATAGAAACCAAAGATTTGCATTTCACAAAAAACTTGATGAGCCTAGGCTCTTCAGTTGTGGACtctcaattaaaaacattacctATACTTAATAGTTTGTCACCTGTGCCATTCTTAGCATCCTTGTTCAATATTCTCGAAGCTGTAAACGAAGAAAAAATTGCACAGACTTTCGTACAAACCCTTGAGCCATATATCGAGAAACTCGCTCAAAAATCGCCAAGCCTTAGTGACAATTGGTTCACAAGAACGGAGACAGATCTTGTAATCAGCATAATAAAAATTGCCGTGAAAATTGACGTCCCTGAATCTAAGAAAGACTTGTTGTACGCGGTGGCAAATAAATTATGCTACATTCTTAGAGTTGATAAGGGTGGTGACCTGGAGTTCTTGTTTAGAAACATTGTGTTCAATAAGCAGTGGTTCACAGCAGAGAGGCTGATGAACCTGGTGTCTTTATCCGACGCTGATGGCTTCTCGAAAGCGCTCACATCGATAGAAGAGATAAAATTGTGTTACAGCACAGTTATAAACCTTAGTTACAAAGATACTGGTGCTAATATTGTACTTAGAAAGTGGCAAGAACCGATACTACCTAGAGACTGGATATATTTACCCATTTTACATCTATACAGCAAGAGTCAAGAGCAGACTCCTCAAAAAGTTCTTGCCTTAAACGAGTCAACAGCGAAAGAGTTCGTCATCAGGAGCAGTTTAGAATGGATCTTGTTTAACGAATACTGCTTTCCCGATCTCCTGAAAGACATAAACGTGACGGATAGATTCTGTCGATTAATGTGTGTTTTTCTGTGTGATAATTCCTTATTCTTGGACGCGAGGATCAAGATCCTGTTACAGAAATGTCTTGAGGTTTTGTTTAAGAGGAGTAGCGAGTTTAACTTCGATCAACCGCTTACTGGATTGAGTAATTTCCAAGGTTTTTACACGCAGTTTCTTGAACAGTTCCAGTCGGTTAGTTATGGGGATAACAACTTCGCTGCGTGCGTTTTAGTGCCTCTAGCTCAAAGACATGATGTCAAATGGCGGAAGCTCATTTGGTCCGAGTATGCCGGGTGCTTGAGGGCTCTGGATTGCCCAGAAG
- the LOC134657322 gene encoding translation machinery-associated protein 16 homolog: protein MPNVKKNMEKLKHPNSRKTQKLATKMKRNEKKDQNKLGTHIKQNLIGEKILWFKERIPEDCLVLTKEQTLELVETYLARFDEELEQIALKNSIGHRKNRHQHASREDIINITKKREQNEFETCGLEMPDLLDAEQMQVLRNWNGELRFLQHFKLKRFTRKHLI from the coding sequence ATGCCCAACGTGAAGAAAAACATGGAGAAACTGAAACATCCAAACAGTAGGAAAACTCAGAAACTAGCAACGAAAATGAAGAGAAACGAAAAAAAAGACCAAAACAAACTTGGCACTCACATCAAACAGAATTTAATAGGTGAGAAAATCCTATGGTTCAAGGAGAGGATTCCTGAGGATTGTCTAGTATTAACCAAGGAGCAGACTTTGGAGTTGGTGGAAACTTATCTAGCAAGATTCGACGAAGAGCTAGAACAGATTGCATTAAAGAATTCTATAGGTCACCGTAAGAATCGTCATCAGCATGCGAGTAGGGAAGACATCATTAACATTACTAAGAAGAGGGAGCAGAATGAGTTCGAGACGTGTGGTCTGGAGATGCCAGACCTCCTGGACGCGGAGCAGATGCAAGTTTTGAGGAACTGGAACGGAGAACTGAGATTTCTGCAGCATTTTAAACTTAAAAGATTTACTAGAAagcatttaatataa
- the LOC134657268 gene encoding transmembrane protein 134, which produces MTRPFGNSDKRFSIDDAFEEETDEAIKVYGATGDRSPLQNNKYKNGSEYLSSNKTYKCTDDTTSRDSDSLIHEYVEATQATYCWNHPKVRENWKTVCAAVILLVVGVGLLGMGAFAVAEPENGLQGAVFFVAGMICFVPGAYHVVYIWLAARGQRGYDFYHLPLFT; this is translated from the exons atgacGAGACCGTTCGGCAATAGTGACAAACGATTTTCAATTGACGACGCGTTCGAGGAAGAGACGGACGAAGCTATAAAAGTGTATGGCGCTACGGGCGACAGATCGCCGTTGcagaataataaatataagaatGGAAGTGAATATTTGTCCAG taataaaacatacaaatgcACAGACGACACGACCTCCCGAGACTCGGACTCTCTCATCCATGAGTATGTAGAGGCCACACAAGCAACGTACTGCTGGAACCATCCGAAAGTCAGAGAGAACTGGAAGACAGTGTGTGCAGCGGTCATCCTGCTGGTAGTTGGAGTGGGGCTGCTGGGGATGGGAGCCTTTGCTGTTGCTGAGCCGGAGAATGGACTGCAGGGAGCGGTGTTCTTTGTAGCAG GTATGATCTGCTTCGTCCCCGGCGCCTACCACGTGGTGTACATCTGGCTAGCGGCGCGCGGGCAGCGAGGCTACGACTTCTACCATCTACCGCTCTTCACCTGA